One window from the genome of Eleginops maclovinus isolate JMC-PN-2008 ecotype Puerto Natales chromosome 15, JC_Emac_rtc_rv5, whole genome shotgun sequence encodes:
- the LOC134876740 gene encoding reticulon-4-interacting protein 1 homolog, mitochondrial-like, giving the protein MASTRLLCLFNKNVADSTKTLARASWSLSCRRNVSSSPSRLQSCMSGWIIDQYGTNGVLTYTEDIPVPTVSSPSDVMIKVYAASLNPLDISMRGGYGATLLKLKRQPMSVISSDNGSEFPLILGRDVSGVVVDCGSEVTHVAPGDEVWAAVPPWKQGSLAEFVTLTEYEVSHKPKSLTHAEAASIPYVANTALSALVNAGGLCRDSSSNKRVLITGGSGGVGTFSIQLLKAWGAHVTVTCSQNAEGLVRGLGADEVVDYTAADAPEQLEMMEKFDVVLDNVGGETEQLVLGLLKPWSGAKYVTLVTPLLLNIDSMGLLDGVCHAGSSLHSKAIQNLISGGVFYRWGFYAPDGPALDDVSRLMDAGKILPVVEAQFPFTQVPQAFLKLEQGHARGKTVVRVTEEDDREELVQNSCTEFEQERRKLAEQH; this is encoded by the exons ATGGCATCAACCAGACTACTATGTTTGTTCAACAAGAATGTAGCAGACTCGACCAAAACATTAGCCAGAGCAAGCTGGAGTTTGAGCTGCAGGAGAAATGTCAGCAGTTCACCTTCAAGACTGCAGAGCTGCATGTCGGGCTGGATCATTGATCAGTATGGTACTAATGGGGTTTTGACGTACACAGAAGACATCCCCGTCCCCACTGTCAGTTCTCCCAGTGATGTGATGATTAAAGTCTATGCGGCTAGCCTCAACCCTCTTGATATATCTATGAGAG GTGGTTATGGAGCTACATTGCTTAAATTAAAAAGGCAACCAATGTCGGTGATCAGCAGCGACAATGGTAGTGAGTTTCCTCTGATTCTTGGTCGTGATGTGTCAGGTGTAGTGGTGGACTGTGGATCCGAGGTTACCCATGTTGCTCCAGGAGATGAG GTGTGGGCTGCAGTTCCCCCATGGAAACAAGGCAGTCTGGCAGAGTTTGTGACTCTGACAGAGTATGAG GTTTCCCATAAGCCAAAATCATTGACTCATGCAGAGGCAGCATCCATCCCTTATGTGGCCAACACAGCTCTGTCTGCGCTTGTCAATGCAGGCGGTCTTTGCAGAGACAGCTCCTCAAATAAAAG AGTTTTGATTACTGGAGGATCCGGGGGTGTCGGAACATTCTCTATTCAG TTATTGAAGGCATGGGGCGCCCACGTAACTGTAACCTGCTCTCAGAATGCAGAGGGCCTTGTTAGAGGGTTGGGGGCCGACGAGGTGGTGGACTACACAGCAGCAGATGCGCCTGAGCAGCTAGAAATGATGGAGAA GTTTGACGTGGTTCTGGACAACGTGGGTGGGGAAACTGAGCAGTTGGTGTTGGGTCTGCTGAAGCCCTGGTCGGGGGCAAAGTACGTCACACTGGTAACACCTTTACTCCTCAACATCGATTCTATGGGCCTGCTGGACGGGGTGTGTCACGCTGGATCCTCCCTGCACAGCAAGGCCATACAG AACCTCATTTCAGGTGGAGTCTTCTATCGGTGGGGATTTTATGCGCCGGATGGGCCTGCTCTGGACGATGTAAGCAGGCTGATGGATGCTGGGAAG ATCCTGCCAGTTGTGGAGGCCCAGTTTCCATTTACCCAGGTGCCCCAGGCTTTCCTGAAGTTGGAGCAGGGCCACGCCAGAGGGAAGACGGTTGTCAGAGTGACCGAAGAGGACGACAGAGAGGAGCTGGTGCAGAACAGTTGCACAGAGTTTGAGCAAGAAAGGCGAAAATTGGCCGAGCAACACTAG
- the LOC134876739 gene encoding sine oculis-binding protein homolog B-like yields MPEMEKGRPPENKRSRKPAHPVKREINQEMKTFAESTMNELLGWYGYDKVDLRDSEANEIRNYRERRQHVSVLKENSLPKSKSLATKVSHSVLAMKSGERESSSVPSSSSSSSSTCSSLTTSNEHKSAPVIVPLIKPSAVEDVQNVQIVCVWCQKEGVKRYSLCMGSELKSFCSEKCFAACRRAYFKRNKARDEDLNGDRSPQHPHTEDSPRLVLKINSNVRVCDWCKHVRHTKEYLDFGSGEERLQFCSTKCLNQYKMDVFYREARAALTSSSPSRTSQEGRADTIVAGQKLLTPESWSSISGAGDPRHRNLSPRGPSAIHGSAESMSMSPSEASSSNSKNAISGLKSLERPIQPAPPAAEMSPRPASLHPTPYPRPPLEHQPLPQIPMPFIRPPLHAQGLKSPHANPPRHPGPPSSPIYRPPHSPHLQPPNSSMNPPMMHPFPGAYFPGLHSPPLNMMPRGPVPMHHMMNYGIPSFSPLLPQPTILVPYPIIVPIPVPIPIPIPIPFPSKANLETPSHSGVIQPVPEGVDRGRSRATRPPSPGVPEGESRFVANKWGGNLSQGLPSPSHPNTDWVKSERPFPSPTSTPHSRASSPRAQYNESPCSASGSEGLTDFKHQQSERQVIQRVLQRTQVKPSANGVVDLSGLRESGTGQGPRSGLQEVIRPTPPLTQSPSHDTVYHLQDSHTPSHNPTSPTGSGHLYDATSSALKSQDHSPNGMSSTFTSTPTSPDSPLPLRVPAPPDPDPVLSELEAIKENKCSVIGPVRVEGPVSQSEEPLAVVGEVGDDPHVPDEDHAYALPTAPKTGGTTTPLLLPKLRDKGSLRSPANMASAGDMEPALKRRCLRIRDQNK; encoded by the exons ATGCCAGAGATGGAGAAAGGGAGACCACCGGAAAATAAACGCAGCAGGAAACCTGCGCACCCCGTGAAAAGGGAGATCAACCAGGAGATGAAG ACGTTCGCAGAAAGCACCATGAACGAGCTCCTGGGATGGTACGGCTATGACAAGGTGGACCTCAGAGACTCGGAGGCCAACGAGATCAGAAACTACAGAGAGAGGCGTCAGCATGTGTCTGTGCTAAAAG agAACTCATTGCCAAAATCCAAGAGCTTGGCCACCAAAGTCAGTCACTCGGTACTCGCCATGAAGAGCGGAGAGAGAGAGTCCTCCAGTgtcccctcctcttcatcctcctcttcctcaacatGCTCGTCCCTCACCACCTCCAACGAGCACAAGAGCGCCCCTGTCATTGTCCCCCTTATAAAGCCATCAGCAG TGGAAGATGTACAGAATGTGCAGATAGTGTGCGTTTGGTGCCAGAAAGAAGGGGTAAAACGCTACTCTCTATGCATGGGTTCAGAGCTCAAAAGCTTCTGCAGTGAGAAGTGTTTTGCCGCCTGCAGGCGGGCTTACTTCAAACGCAATAAG GCCAGAGATGAAGACCTCAATGGTGACAGATCCCCTCAGCACCCCCATACAGAGGACTCGCCCAGACTGGTGTTGAAGATAAACAGCAATGTCAGA GTATGCGATTGGTGCAAGCATGTTCGTCACACTAAAGAATACCTGGACTTTGGATCTGGAGAGGAGCGACTCCAGTTCTGCAGCACTAAGTGTCTGAATCAGTACAAGATGGATGTTTTCTACCGAGAAGCTCGTGCAGCTCTCACCAGCTCCAGCCCAAGCAGAACCAGCCAGGAGGGGAGGGCGGACACCATTGTGGCAGGGCAAAAGCTACTCACTCCTGAGTCTTGGAGCAGCATCAGCGGCGCAGGAGATCCCCGTCATAGAAACCTTTCTCCTAGAGGGCCTTCCGCAATCCATGGATCAGCAGAATCCATGTCCATGTCCCCCTCGGAAGCTTCATCTTCTAATTCAAAGAACGCTATCTCTGGACTCAAGAGCCTGGAGAGACCTATCCAGCCTGCTCCCCCTGCTGCAGAGATGTCCCCCCGCCCTGCTTCCCTTCATCCTACACCTTATCCTCGTCCCCCTTTGGAACACCAGCCATTACCTCAAATCCCCATGCCCTTCATCAGACCTCCTCTTCATGCCCAGGGCCTGAAAAGCCCCCATGCCAACCCTCCAAGACACCCAGGCCCCCCTTCAAGCCCTATTTACAGACCTCCTCACTCTCCTCACCTGCAGCCACCAAACTCTTCCATGAATCCACCTATGATGCATCCCTTCCCAGGTGCCTACTTCCCTGGTTTGCACTCCCCTCCTCTGAACATGATGCCAAGAGGTCCAGTCCCGATGCATCACATGATGAACTATGGTATTCCTTCCTTTAGCCCTCTTCTGCCCCAACCCACTATCCTGGTGCCTTATCCCATTATTGTCCCCATACCTGTCCCCATACCTATTCCTATCCCTATTCCATTCCCTTCTAAGGCAAACCTTGAAACTCCAAGTCACAGTGGTGTAATTCAGCCTGTGCCAGAGGGGGTAGACAGAGGTAGATCTAGGGCTACCAGGCCGCCATCACCAGGGGTCCCTGAAGGGGAGAGCAGATTTGTAGCCAACAAATGGGGTGGGAATTTGAGTCAAGGTCTCCCCTCACCCAGTCATCCCAACACGGATTGGGTTAAATCAGAGAGGCCATTCCCTTCTCCGACATCCACCCCTCACAGTAGAGCATCCTCTCCCCGAGCACAGTACAATGAATCCCCCTGCTCAGCCTCAGGGTCAGAGGGGCTGACAGACTTTAAGCATCAGCAGTCGGAGCGACAGGTTATCCAAAGGGTTCTCCAAAGGACCCAGGTTAAACCAAGTGCCAATGGAGTAGTAGACCTGTCAGGGCTGCGAGAGTCAGGAACTGGGCAGGGTCCCAGATCAGGGCTTCAAGAGGTCATCAGACCCACCCCTCCTTTAACACAGTCCCCTTCACATGACACTGTCTACCATCTCCAGGACTcccacacaccttcacacaacCCAACCAGCCCAACAGGGAGCGGCCATTTGTACGATGCCACATCCTCTGCTCTGAAATCTCAGGACCACAGTCCAAATGGGATGTCCTCCACATTCACATCCACACCCACCAGTCCAGACTCCCCCCTTCCCCTGAGAGTACCAGCACcacctgaccctgaccctgtgCTCAGTGAGCTGGAGGCCATCAAGGAGAACAAGTGCTCTGTTATTGGCCCAGTGCGAGTTGAGGggccagtcagtcagtcagaagAGCCCTTAGCAGTAGTCGGGGAGGTAGGAGATGACCCCCATGTTCCTGATGAGGACCATGCCTATGCCCTGCCCACAGCGCCAAAGACAGGTGGGACCACCACCCCGCTGCTCTTGCCCAAACTCAGGGACAAGGGTAGCCTGCGGAGCCCTGCTAATATGGCCAGTGCTGGAGACATGGAGCCAGCTCTGAAGAGGCGATGCCTACGAATCCGCGATCAGAATAAGTAG